One genomic region from Gossypium hirsutum isolate 1008001.06 chromosome D13, Gossypium_hirsutum_v2.1, whole genome shotgun sequence encodes:
- the LOC121225135 gene encoding TOM1-like protein 1: protein MEKELMDKVSAFGERIKVEGAELGRKMSAGMSSMSFKVKELFQGPNPTDKLVEDATSEALDEPDWALNLDICDMVNHEKVNSVELIRGIKRRIMLKSPRVQYFSLVLLETFVKNCEKAFSEVAAEGVLGEMVKLIDDPQTVVNIRNKALILIEAWGESTSELRYLPVFEETYKSLKSRGIRFPGRDNESLAPIFTPARSVSAAEVDASLAQQLQRDVQLQHDIPVPSFSAEQTKEAFDVARNCIELLSTVLSSSPQQDALEDDLTTTLVQQCRQSQSTVLRIIETAGDNEALLFEALNVNDEIQKALSKYEELKKPSVVRHEPEPAMIPVAVEPDDSPRHTNEDALIRKTSHTNEDALIRKTSGTRHGTHGGSNDDMMDDLDEMIFGKKGGGSSEGGQDSKKRQAPKDDLITF from the exons ATGGAAAAAGAATTGATGGATAAAGTTAGTGCCTTTGGTGAACGCATCAAGGTTGAAGGAGCTGAGTTGGGCAGAAAGATGAGCGCTGGCATGAGCTCAATGAGCTTCAAGGTGAAGGAACTCTTCCAAGGCCCGAACCCAACTGATAAGCTTGTTGAGGATGCAACATCTGAGGCCCTTGATGAGCCTGACTGGGCCTTGAATCTTGATATTTGTGACATGGtcaatcatgaaaaagtgaacaGTGTTGAATTGATCCGTGGCATAAAGCGGAGGATAATGTTGAAGAGCCCTCGGGTTCAATACTTCTCCTTGGTCTTGCTTGAAACTTTTGTCAAGAATTGTGAGAAGGCATTCTCGGAGGTGGCAGCTGAAGGGGTTCTTGGTGAGATGGTTAAGTTAATTGATGATCCTCAAACTGTTGTCAATATTCGGAACAAAGCTTTAATTCTTATTGAAGCTTGGGGGGAGTCAACCAGCGAGCTCCGCTATTTACCTGTTTTTGAAGAAACTTACAAG AGTTTAAAATCAAGGGGTATTCGCTTTCCTGGTCGTGATAATGAGAGTTTGGCACCTATTTTTACCCCTGCTCGTTCAGTTTCAGCAGCAGAAGTGGATGCCAGTCTTGCACAGCAGCTACAGCGTGATGTGCAGCTTCAGCATGATATTCCTGTTCCAAGCTTTTCTGCTGAACAAACAAAGGAAGCATTTGATGTGGCAAGAAACTGCATTGAGCTTCTTTCAACTGTGTTATCCTCATCACCCCAACAAGATGCTCTTGAG GATGACCTGACAACCACGCTTGTCCAACAATGTCGTCAGTCCCAGTCCACTGTTCTAAGAATCATCGAGACTGCTGGAGATAACGAGGCCCTGCTTTTTGAAGCTTTGAATGTGAATGATGAGATCCAGAAAGCTCTCTCAAAGTATGAAGAGTTGAAGAAGCCATCAGTAGTTCGTCACGAGCCAGAACCTGCAATGATTCCTGTGGCTGTTGAACCTGATGATTCGCCCCGTCATACAAACGAAGATGCCTTGATTAGGAAAACAAGTCATACAAACGAAGATGCCTTGATTAGGAAAACAAGTGGTACTCGACATGGGACGCATGGCGGAAGCAACGATGACATGATGGATGATCTTGATGAAATGATTTTTGGTAAGAAAGGTGGGGGTTCATCTGAAGGGGGGCAAGATTCAAAGAAGCGGCAAGCACCTAAAGATGATCTAATCACATTCTAA
- the LOC107918999 gene encoding UPF0481 protein At3g47200, translating to MGSSSPEMTPWHSIIEIEHGHSSSQEMRSSPPLHCLSPDIEEGDVKHGISSSQEESFTIFKVPHRLREVNEKAYEPNVISVGPYHYRKPHLARMEGFKKRQFEKIAKKTNLGLTQFREAMKHLEGKTRKCYEQPLHPDLEVEENFLDMMVYDGCFVVQLLWIGHLYDFRELGQHVSHDMRYDLLLLENQLPFFVILELYRMIIPNPGPRGHLTQLAAFALTFFGRHPIYLPENTSIRHLLQLVHDPSQEIRVAGTKEVEYYFPKRKIQSSRSLIPCATELEDAGIHFFGASIQNMQNQEKGKMNMFDITFDNGTKELKIPTLKVDHSTERTFRNYMAYEQLWGVRKYYVDYVLFMDKLINTGKDVELLRKSGIIDNWLGDDEAVTKIFNKLGYFVYYDTEAFYYEDIADRVNKHCKKDWNIWKAKLKKDYFNTPWSPISFLAALVLLLITILQTIFSLLSYYQQMQENYRSQSV from the exons AAATTGAGCATGGACATTCCTCCTCCCAAGAG ATGAGATCAAGCCCGCCTTTGCATTGCCTTTCGCCTGATATTGAGGAAGGTGATGTTAAGCATGGAATTTCCTCCTCCCAAGAG GAAAGTTTTACAATTTTCAAAGTTCCTCATCGACTACGTGAAGTAAATGAAAAAGCCTACGAACCAAATGTGATTTCAGTTGGCCCCTATCACTACCGTAAACCACACTTGGCGAGGATGGAAGGTTTCAAAAAGAGGCAGTTTGAGAAGATCGCTAAGAAAACTAACCTTGGTCTCACCCAATTTCGAGAGGCGATGAAGCACTTGGAAGGAAAAACTCGCAAATGCTATGAACAACCTCTTCATCCTGATCTTGAagttgaagaaaattttttagaTATGATGGTGTATGATGGTTGCTTTGTTGTACAGCTACTCTGGATCGGTCATCTATATGATTTTAGGGAACTGGGACAACATGTTTCACATGACATGCGGTACGATTTGTTATtactagaaaaccaacttccttTCTTTGTAATTTTGGAGTTGTATCGCATGATAATACCAAATCCTGGACCTCGAGGACATTTGACTCAGTTGGCTGCATTTGCTCTTACTTTTTTTGGAAGGCATCCCATCTATTTACCCGAAAATACTAGTATCAGACATCTTCTACAGTTGGTACATGATCCTTCTCAAGAAATCCGAGTAGCAGGAACAAAAGAAGTAGAATATTACTTTCCTAAAAGAAAAATCCAAAGCTCACGGAGCTTGATACCTTGCGCAACAGAGCTGGAAGATGCAGGAATCCATTTCTTTGGTGCCTCTATCCAAAATATGCAAAACCAGGAGAAGGGGAAAATGAACATGTTTGATATAACGTTTGATAATGGCACCAAAGAACTCAAGATTCCAACCTTAAAAGTCGACCATTCCACAGAGCGTACGTTCCGAAATTATATGGCCTACGAACAATTATGGGGGGTGCGAAAATACTATGTTGATTATGTGCTATTCATGGATAAACTCATCAACACAGGCAAGGATGTGGAGCTACTCCGTAAAAGTGGAATTATTGATAATTGGTTAGGAGACGATGAAGCAGTTACCAAAATATTTAATAAACTGGGGTATTTCGTTTATTACGACACAGAAGCCTTCTACTATGAGGACATAGCTGATCGAGTGAACAAGCATTGCAAGAAAGACTGGAACATATGGAAGGCAAAATTGAAGAAAGATTATTTTAACACTCCCTGGTCCCCCATATCGTTTCTTGCTGCGCTTGTCTTGCTCCTGATTACTATACTACAAACTATATTTTCGCTTCTTTCTTATTATCAGCAGATGCAGGAAAACTACAGAAGCCAAAGTGTATGA